A genomic stretch from Deltaproteobacteria bacterium includes:
- a CDS encoding two pore domain potassium channel family protein has translation MSRTQKAIHPIVGSGNASRRVRGGAGRCDPPRASADDARDAQITLSTIGYGDITPVNPIARSLAALEGFTGQLFPALTLARLVAMELYHSQQRGDCARPATAVGVGCASITAACSERLAVDAGSRPAGRRPEVDVALGVLLGERGRRLKIRSLRRRAGRETAGRCCPGCSSGRRRSRGSPDRRRGGATLPASREPRAARCRGGPR, from the coding sequence GTGTCGCGGACGCAAAAGGCGATCCACCCGATCGTCGGGAGCGGCAACGCAAGCCGGCGTGTGCGCGGGGGTGCAGGGCGCTGCGACCCTCCTCGCGCTTCTGCCGACGACGCTCGAGACGCTCAGATCACGCTCTCGACCATCGGCTACGGCGACATCACGCCCGTCAATCCGATCGCCCGCTCGCTGGCGGCTCTCGAGGGATTCACCGGACAGCTCTTCCCGGCGCTCACGCTCGCCCGGCTCGTGGCGATGGAGCTCTACCACAGCCAGCAGCGCGGCGACTGTGCCCGGCCCGCGACGGCGGTGGGCGTGGGTTGCGCGTCGATCACGGCCGCATGCTCGGAGCGGTTGGCCGTCGACGCCGGGTCACGACCGGCAGGCCGCCGACCCGAGGTAGACGTTGCGCTCGGGGTTCTCCTCGGCGAGCGCGGGCGTCGTCTCAAAATACGAAGCCTCCGCCGGCGAGCGGGCCGCGAAACTGCAGGTCGATGTTGCCCAGGCTGTTCGAGCGGTCGAAGGCGGTCGCGCGGTAGCCCAGATCGGCGAAGGGGTGGAGCGACTTTACCGGCGTCCAGGGAACCCAGAGCCGCACGGTGCCGAGGAGGCCCCAGATGA
- a CDS encoding DUF2092 domain-containing protein, whose protein sequence is MMRGQSLGALLLALGVLLAAPGKAQPQPAPRASKPAKPSSKAAAHPVEPALEPKAIDLLKASSSRLAAAHSMTFTTVISYESPSRLGPPLIYTTRSEVTLQRPDKLRVITPGDGPASEFYYNGKTMVAFAPAENLVSTAEAPPTIDAALKVAYDSAAVYFPFTDVIVADPYEGIADGLKHAFYIGQSHVVGGTTTDMVAIANNWVFEQIWIGADDKLPRMARAVFHADPQHLRHQIEFSNWQLDPTVAADAFASPSAAARPIPFARPDLPALPPGVKPRTKAKASKPN, encoded by the coding sequence ATGATGCGAGGCCAGTCGCTCGGTGCGCTGCTGCTCGCGTTGGGTGTGCTCCTGGCGGCGCCCGGGAAGGCCCAGCCGCAACCAGCGCCGCGGGCTTCGAAGCCAGCCAAGCCGTCGAGCAAGGCAGCCGCACATCCGGTCGAGCCGGCGCTCGAACCCAAGGCGATCGACCTCCTGAAGGCCTCGTCCAGCCGCCTGGCCGCTGCTCACTCGATGACGTTCACGACGGTGATCAGCTACGAGAGCCCGAGCCGCCTCGGGCCTCCCCTCATCTACACGACGAGGAGTGAGGTCACCCTGCAGCGACCCGACAAGCTCCGGGTGATCACGCCGGGCGACGGTCCCGCCAGCGAGTTCTACTACAACGGCAAGACGATGGTGGCCTTCGCACCGGCCGAGAACCTCGTCTCCACCGCCGAGGCCCCACCCACGATCGACGCCGCCTTGAAGGTGGCCTACGACTCCGCCGCGGTCTACTTCCCCTTCACCGACGTGATCGTCGCCGACCCCTACGAGGGGATCGCCGACGGGTTGAAGCATGCCTTCTACATCGGCCAATCCCACGTGGTCGGCGGAACGACGACGGACATGGTGGCAATCGCCAACAACTGGGTGTTCGAACAGATCTGGATCGGGGCCGACGACAAGCTGCCCCGAATGGCCCGGGCAGTGTTCCACGCAGATCCGCAGCATCTGCGCCACCAGATAGAGTTCTCCAACTGGCAACTCGACCCTACGGTCGCGGCGGACGCCTTCGCCTCGCCAAGCGCAGCAGCAAGGCCCATCCCGTTCGCCCGCCCGGACCTCCCGGCGCTCCCGCCGGGCGTCAAGCCTCGAACGAAAGCCAAGGCGTCCAAACCCAATTGA
- a CDS encoding DUF4105 domain-containing protein produces the protein MTTRLHHQGTLAASARASGPTTATGWVLRALFALVAFPIALWGALALHFAGPRSAATVLPVVWAVGAFAILLFVGPFARRAVVFALAAAALFAWWSTIRPSNDRQWQPDVAQPPHAQLHGDELTIHNVRNFDYRTETDFSERWETRTYDLAKLDRLDFFMSYWGSPAIAHTIMSWAFTDGQHLAISIETRKEVGETYSTVAGFFRQYELYYVAADERDVIRVRTNYRGEDVYLYPLRTPRDRVRRALLEYAESMNRLAVVPEFYNEGTGNCTTTIRTNLEHMGISMPLDWRLLVNGYLNELLYEKNVIDTSRPLDVVKASSLIDARAKAADQAPDFSSRIREGIVVPLRFDQPGAPPQPR, from the coding sequence CTGACGACAAGACTCCATCATCAGGGGACGTTGGCTGCGTCCGCACGTGCCTCGGGGCCGACGACCGCGACGGGGTGGGTCCTGCGAGCGCTCTTCGCGCTGGTCGCCTTCCCCATCGCCCTGTGGGGCGCGCTCGCGCTCCACTTTGCCGGACCCCGGAGCGCCGCGACCGTCCTGCCCGTCGTATGGGCGGTCGGGGCGTTCGCGATCCTGCTCTTCGTCGGGCCGTTCGCACGGCGCGCGGTCGTTTTCGCGCTGGCGGCCGCGGCGCTCTTCGCCTGGTGGAGCACGATCCGGCCGAGCAACGACCGCCAGTGGCAACCCGACGTCGCGCAGCCGCCCCATGCGCAGCTCCATGGCGACGAGCTCACGATCCACAACGTCCGGAACTTCGACTATCGCACCGAGACCGACTTCAGCGAGCGCTGGGAGACGCGCACTTACGACCTCGCGAAGCTCGACCGGTTGGACTTCTTCATGTCGTACTGGGGCTCGCCGGCGATCGCGCACACGATCATGAGCTGGGCCTTCACCGACGGCCAGCATCTCGCGATCTCGATCGAGACGCGCAAGGAGGTCGGCGAGACGTATTCCACCGTCGCCGGATTCTTCCGACAATACGAGCTCTACTACGTCGCGGCCGACGAGCGCGACGTCATCCGGGTGCGTACCAACTATCGCGGCGAGGACGTCTACCTGTATCCGCTCCGCACGCCGCGCGACCGCGTGCGACGCGCGCTGCTGGAGTACGCCGAGTCGATGAACCGCCTCGCGGTCGTTCCGGAGTTCTACAATGAGGGCACCGGCAACTGCACGACGACGATCCGCACGAACCTGGAACACATGGGCATCTCGATGCCGCTCGACTGGCGTTTGCTCGTGAACGGCTACCTGAACGAGCTCCTCTACGAGAAGAACGTCATCGACACGAGCCGTCCGCTCGACGTGGTGAAGGCGTCGAGCCTGATCGACGCGCGCGCGAAGGCGGCCGATCAGGCCCCCGACTTCTCGAGCCGCATCCGCGAGGGCATTGTCGTACCGTTGCGCTTCGACCAGCCCGGCGCGCCACCGCAGCCGCGCTGA